The following are from one region of the Sphingopyxis sp. MWB1 genome:
- a CDS encoding PepSY domain-containing protein — protein MTRLITPRRLACVAAAFALGLSAPAHADGNVKCESGPPAKWQKIDKLKKQVWLEGWSLLKMQVAGDCYEVYARTDNGQAIEAFFHPVTLKKLVVYRRGQEIYRADGFKG, from the coding sequence ATGACCCGCCTGATCACACCCCGCCGCCTTGCCTGTGTTGCCGCCGCGTTTGCGCTCGGCCTTTCGGCCCCGGCCCATGCCGACGGCAATGTGAAATGCGAAAGCGGCCCGCCCGCCAAATGGCAAAAGATCGACAAGCTCAAAAAGCAGGTCTGGCTCGAAGGCTGGAGCCTGCTCAAGATGCAGGTCGCGGGCGATTGCTATGAAGTCTATGCCCGCACCGACAATGGACAGGCGATTGAGGCCTTTTTTCACCCCGTGACGCTCAAAAAACTGGTGGTCTATCGCCGCGGGCAGGAAATCTACCGCGCGGACGGTTTCAAGGGCTGA
- a CDS encoding ferric reductase-like transmembrane domain-containing protein, protein MKPRQRVLLWLLLAVPAAFMLRAWWSGAALAMELYHPSGEMAVRLMLLALLPGPLSAFFGVNRFFRAWLSIRRNLGVAGFGYASLHLIFYIADMGALAPMLDELALPGIWTGWLALLLLLVPAAISSDRAMRALARRWKQMQRLVYPAFALAIIHWLLLAWDWVPALLYLAPLLAAWGLRLYGRTTKGRMT, encoded by the coding sequence ATGAAGCCGCGGCAGCGCGTCCTCCTCTGGCTGCTGCTCGCTGTGCCTGCGGCCTTCATGCTGCGGGCCTGGTGGTCGGGCGCGGCGCTGGCGATGGAGCTTTATCACCCCAGCGGCGAAATGGCGGTGCGGCTGATGCTGCTCGCGCTTTTGCCGGGGCCGCTCAGCGCCTTTTTCGGCGTCAACCGCTTCTTCCGCGCGTGGCTTTCGATCCGGCGCAATCTTGGCGTCGCAGGCTTTGGCTATGCCTCGCTGCACCTGATTTTCTATATCGCCGACATGGGGGCGCTTGCGCCGATGCTGGATGAACTGGCGCTCCCCGGCATATGGACCGGCTGGCTCGCGCTGCTTCTGCTGCTCGTCCCCGCCGCGATCAGCTCGGACCGAGCGATGCGCGCCCTTGCCCGCCGGTGGAAGCAAATGCAGCGCCTCGTTTACCCCGCCTTTGCGCTAGCGATCATCCATTGGCTGCTGCTCGCTTGGGATTGGGTGCCGGCGCTTCTTTATCTCGCCCCGCTTCTTGCTGCCTGGGGCCTGCGCCTTTATGGGCGCACCACCAAAGGGAGGATGACATGA
- a CDS encoding Fe2+-dependent dioxygenase, with translation MLIICEAVLDEAQIAEFRTALAGADWRDGAASAGTRSVAVKQNLQLGRSDPVAQKLGAIILGQLGRHAEFVSASLAERIWPPVFNLYQDGGHYGTHSDAALMRLPEADLTIRSDLSATLFLSDPDSYDGGELIIEQPYGAQAVKLAAGDMVLYPSGSLHQVAPVTRGQRVCAISWIQSAIADASARALLYDLDQSIRALAPGRAKDDPEIDRLIHVYHNLVRRWAHP, from the coding sequence ATGCTGATCATTTGCGAAGCCGTGCTCGATGAAGCGCAAATCGCCGAGTTTCGCACCGCGCTCGCCGGGGCCGACTGGCGCGATGGCGCGGCAAGCGCGGGCACACGCTCGGTCGCGGTAAAGCAGAATCTGCAGCTTGGCCGCAGCGATCCGGTGGCGCAAAAATTGGGCGCCATCATCCTTGGCCAGCTTGGCCGCCATGCCGAATTTGTCTCGGCATCGCTGGCAGAGAGAATCTGGCCGCCGGTTTTCAATCTCTATCAGGATGGCGGCCATTATGGCACCCATTCGGACGCCGCGCTGATGCGGCTCCCCGAGGCCGATCTGACGATCCGCTCGGACCTTTCCGCCACCCTCTTCCTCAGCGATCCGGACAGCTATGACGGTGGGGAACTGATCATCGAGCAACCCTATGGCGCGCAGGCGGTGAAGCTCGCGGCGGGCGATATGGTCCTCTACCCCTCGGGCAGCCTGCATCAGGTTGCGCCGGTGACACGGGGGCAACGCGTCTGTGCCATCAGCTGGATACAAAGCGCCATAGCCGACGCCTCGGCGCGCGCGCTTCTCTATGATCTCGATCAGTCGATCCGCGCGCTGGCGCCGGGCCGGGCAAAGGATGATCCGGAGATCGACCGACTGATCCACGTCTATCATAATCTGGTGCGGCGCTGGGCGCATCCATGA
- a CDS encoding TonB-dependent receptor, whose protein sequence is MKKHATGVIRPLSLRQSRFAAAAGVAGLGVALAAMPAQAQQASASEEVTLDTLTIEDATADVNPYVQPGSPYKARISGDIRRVKPLSETPQTIQVITQTQIAEQGATDLKDVLDNVPGVTIGTGENGNAFGDRYIIRGHEARSDVFVDGLRDPGMTTRETFAVDQIEITKGPSSTFAGRGSTGGAVNSITKKASTDYMFGRIDAGIGTDDYYRVTLDGNVPLTDTLAVRANLLYGYNEAPNRNFSDRKRYGAALSAAFKPSDVIEVVVDYYHLTAKDMPDLGGYMPRPTGTGPNDVVVHKPWNDVPNYAQEEDFLDSKVDAVTGRIYITPFEGFTLVNSTRYGTTSNGYVLTGLRGGAYEPATDTYGPLTLSTHQGNQDVKYFVNQFNLIGEFTAGAFTHNVIVGTEYSNLKVANGTYNLAAKGATNCVVAGRGGPAPAYCITDANRNLLFGQDQIHNLIQREITRGPVDSDWKVETLSVYAMDTIDFTDWLSVHGGVRMDAFSYSNIILSGGTLTPYRYSDTLWNAHGGVGVKPMEEVYLYFNYGTAKDINGGESDLGGNCGYGGVCVGDGTDIGDGSPEATESYELGLKADLFDDRFMFTAAAFQITKDDVFESAGSGYETGGSLNTGKNRVRGIELGLVGNITPKLLAQAAFTLMDSEILASNDPAKVGRRLSNFANTQFSGQLRYQLTDAVAFGGTATYKGQTFTGQPDDAASYDDALQVYAYRVPDYWTFDAFASVDINRHIGARVNVTNIGNKDYYVAGYRSGHFLYKGDERRATLTLTGKF, encoded by the coding sequence ATGAAGAAGCACGCAACAGGGGTCATTCGTCCGCTCAGCCTGCGGCAGTCGCGCTTTGCCGCCGCTGCCGGCGTCGCGGGCCTCGGCGTCGCGCTCGCGGCCATGCCCGCCCAGGCCCAGCAGGCGAGCGCGAGCGAGGAGGTCACACTCGACACGCTGACGATCGAGGATGCGACGGCGGACGTGAATCCCTATGTCCAGCCGGGCTCCCCCTATAAGGCGCGCATTTCGGGTGACATCCGCCGCGTAAAGCCCCTGTCGGAAACGCCGCAGACGATCCAGGTGATTACCCAAACCCAGATTGCGGAGCAGGGCGCGACCGATCTCAAGGATGTGCTCGACAATGTCCCCGGCGTCACCATCGGCACCGGCGAAAATGGCAATGCCTTTGGCGACCGCTATATCATTCGCGGCCATGAAGCGCGCAGCGACGTGTTCGTCGACGGGCTTCGTGATCCCGGCATGACGACCCGCGAAACATTTGCCGTCGACCAGATCGAAATCACCAAGGGCCCCAGCTCGACCTTTGCGGGGCGCGGATCGACCGGCGGCGCGGTCAACTCGATCACCAAAAAGGCCAGCACCGACTATATGTTCGGCCGCATCGACGCCGGGATCGGCACCGATGATTATTATCGCGTGACGCTCGACGGCAATGTGCCGCTGACGGACACGCTCGCGGTACGCGCCAATCTGCTCTATGGCTATAATGAAGCGCCGAACCGCAATTTCTCGGACCGCAAACGCTATGGCGCCGCGCTTTCCGCCGCCTTCAAGCCCAGCGACGTGATCGAAGTCGTCGTCGATTATTATCATCTGACGGCCAAGGACATGCCCGACCTTGGCGGCTATATGCCGCGCCCGACCGGCACCGGTCCCAATGATGTTGTCGTCCACAAGCCCTGGAACGATGTGCCCAACTATGCCCAGGAAGAAGATTTCCTCGACAGCAAGGTCGATGCCGTCACGGGCCGCATCTACATCACCCCGTTCGAGGGTTTCACGCTGGTCAATTCGACGCGCTATGGCACCACGTCGAACGGCTATGTCCTCACCGGTCTTCGCGGCGGCGCTTATGAACCCGCGACCGACACCTATGGCCCGCTGACGCTCAGCACGCATCAGGGCAATCAGGACGTCAAATATTTCGTCAACCAGTTCAACCTGATTGGCGAATTCACCGCGGGCGCCTTCACGCATAATGTGATCGTCGGCACCGAATATTCGAACCTGAAGGTTGCGAACGGCACCTATAATCTCGCCGCCAAAGGCGCGACCAACTGCGTCGTTGCCGGTCGTGGCGGCCCCGCGCCGGCCTATTGCATCACCGACGCCAACCGCAACCTGCTGTTCGGGCAGGACCAGATCCACAATCTGATCCAGCGCGAGATTACGCGCGGCCCCGTCGACAGCGACTGGAAGGTCGAAACCCTGTCGGTTTATGCGATGGACACCATCGACTTCACCGACTGGCTCTCGGTCCATGGCGGCGTGCGTATGGACGCCTTCAGCTACAGCAATATCATCCTCTCGGGCGGGACGCTGACCCCCTATCGCTACAGCGACACGCTGTGGAACGCCCATGGCGGCGTCGGGGTGAAGCCGATGGAGGAAGTCTATCTCTACTTCAACTATGGCACGGCCAAGGACATCAATGGCGGCGAATCCGACCTCGGGGGCAATTGCGGCTATGGCGGCGTTTGCGTCGGCGACGGCACCGACATTGGCGACGGCAGCCCGGAGGCGACTGAAAGCTATGAGCTGGGGCTGAAGGCCGATCTGTTTGACGACCGTTTCATGTTCACCGCGGCGGCGTTCCAGATCACCAAGGATGACGTGTTTGAATCGGCCGGCAGCGGCTATGAAACCGGCGGCTCGCTCAACACGGGCAAGAACCGCGTGCGCGGGATCGAGCTGGGCCTCGTCGGCAATATCACGCCGAAACTGCTCGCGCAGGCGGCTTTCACGCTGATGGATTCCGAAATCCTCGCCTCCAACGATCCCGCCAAGGTCGGCCGGCGGCTTAGCAATTTCGCCAATACCCAGTTCAGCGGCCAGCTTCGCTATCAGCTGACCGATGCTGTCGCCTTTGGCGGAACCGCGACCTACAAGGGGCAGACGTTCACCGGCCAGCCCGACGATGCGGCCTCCTATGACGACGCGCTTCAGGTCTATGCCTATCGCGTGCCCGATTATTGGACCTTCGATGCCTTCGCCAGCGTCGACATCAACCGCCACATCGGCGCGCGCGTCAATGTCACCAACATCGGCAACAAGGATTATTATGTTGCCGGTTACCGCAGCGGCCATTTCCTCTATAAGGGGGATGAGCGCCGGGCGACCCTGACCTTGACCGGCAAATTCTAA
- a CDS encoding energy transducer TonB: MAMVAAPRIPGHWLMGGAAALTGHVLVGGLILAAHSDAPPPVELEPVVLVELPPLAAPAVAPAAAPATPSPSLPTPTPQMLPRVEAPPVAAPLPREVVAAAPRPVPMRAPVPLAPPTFAAAAAPAPSIAAPPAPADRVGDPSATPGNDPRARKEEADYFSLLSGHLNRKKTYPSEAKKARQQGVVTVRFTVHSDGAISGASIKRSSGHALLDQATLDLLQRVAPLPRFPKSMNKDSVTLSLPIDYSLRTK; this comes from the coding sequence ATGGCCATGGTGGCAGCGCCCCGTATCCCCGGCCATTGGCTTATGGGCGGCGCGGCGGCGCTGACAGGGCATGTGCTGGTGGGCGGCCTCATACTGGCGGCTCATTCCGATGCGCCCCCGCCGGTCGAACTGGAACCGGTCGTTCTGGTCGAACTGCCGCCGCTCGCTGCCCCCGCTGTGGCCCCCGCCGCGGCTCCGGCGACGCCCAGCCCCAGCCTGCCCACGCCGACCCCGCAAATGCTTCCCCGCGTCGAAGCGCCGCCGGTTGCGGCCCCCCTCCCGCGCGAAGTCGTCGCTGCCGCGCCGCGACCCGTGCCGATGCGCGCGCCGGTCCCGCTGGCGCCCCCGACGTTCGCTGCGGCTGCTGCCCCCGCGCCTTCCATTGCTGCGCCGCCCGCCCCCGCCGACAGGGTGGGGGATCCGTCCGCGACGCCCGGCAATGATCCCCGGGCGCGTAAGGAAGAAGCCGATTATTTCTCGCTCCTCAGCGGGCATCTTAACCGCAAGAAAACCTATCCGTCAGAGGCGAAGAAGGCGCGCCAGCAAGGCGTCGTCACGGTGCGCTTCACCGTCCACAGCGACGGGGCGATCAGCGGCGCGTCGATCAAGCGCAGCAGCGGCCATGCGCTGCTCGATCAGGCGACGCTCGACCTGCTTCAGCGGGTCGCGCCGCTCCCGCGTTTTCCCAAATCCATGAACAAGGACAGCGTCACCCTCTCGCTGCCCATCGACTACTCCCTCCGCACGAAATGA
- the exbD gene encoding TonB system transport protein ExbD, whose product MALRLASDSEDLAVAHEINVTPFIDVMLVLLIIFMVAAPLATVDVKVDLPVSNARPAAKPDNPVYLSIQADGRILVNEEEVRLDTLGMEVVRATGEDREQRIFLRADKVTSYDEVMQAMNALRAAGYVQVALVGAESATGAEAPR is encoded by the coding sequence ATGGCGCTCCGGCTCGCCTCCGACAGCGAAGATCTGGCGGTCGCGCACGAGATTAACGTGACGCCGTTCATTGACGTCATGCTCGTGCTGCTGATCATCTTCATGGTCGCCGCCCCGCTGGCCACCGTTGATGTCAAGGTCGACTTGCCCGTTTCCAACGCCAGGCCGGCGGCCAAGCCCGACAATCCCGTCTATCTCTCGATCCAGGCCGATGGCCGGATTTTGGTGAATGAAGAGGAAGTGCGGCTCGACACGCTGGGCATGGAGGTGGTGCGCGCGACCGGGGAAGACCGCGAGCAGCGCATCTTCCTGCGCGCCGACAAGGTCACCAGCTATGACGAAGTGATGCAGGCGATGAATGCGCTGCGTGCGGCTGGCTATGTCCAGGTCGCGCTGGTCGGCGCGGAATCGGCGACCGGAGCAGAGGCGCCGCGCTGA
- the exbB gene encoding tonB-system energizer ExbB, translating to MKPPLRALFTLAPLVPFGAAWAAAPAPVDMAAPAIPHDLSVWGMFAQADWVVKLVMIGLLIASIITWTVLVAKHFELARARRDVEATRAALEGAASLDDVAAPLRSSPLLREAEAEIAQSADALGDPEGLKERLVSRLDRYEARWARKATQGVTILATIGATAPFVGLFGTVWGIMNSFIGIAEKQTTNLAVVAPGIAEALLATALGLVAAIPAVVIYNHFARQIAAHRAVVADSAAALLRLVSRDLSRGTLGAGKA from the coding sequence ATGAAGCCGCCTCTTCGCGCCCTTTTTACACTCGCACCGCTGGTTCCGTTTGGCGCCGCATGGGCTGCCGCACCCGCCCCCGTCGACATGGCCGCGCCTGCCATCCCGCATGATCTCAGCGTCTGGGGCATGTTCGCTCAGGCGGACTGGGTGGTAAAACTGGTGATGATCGGCCTGCTGATCGCGTCGATCATCACCTGGACCGTGCTGGTCGCCAAACATTTCGAACTGGCGCGCGCGCGCCGCGATGTGGAGGCGACCCGCGCCGCGCTCGAAGGGGCAGCGTCGCTTGATGATGTGGCTGCACCGCTTCGCTCCAGCCCGCTGCTGCGTGAGGCAGAGGCAGAGATTGCCCAGTCTGCCGATGCGCTGGGCGACCCCGAAGGGCTGAAGGAACGGCTCGTTTCGCGACTCGACCGTTATGAAGCGCGCTGGGCGCGCAAGGCGACGCAGGGCGTGACCATCCTCGCCACCATCGGCGCCACGGCACCCTTTGTCGGCCTGTTCGGGACCGTCTGGGGCATTATGAACAGCTTTATCGGCATTGCCGAAAAACAGACGACCAATCTTGCCGTCGTCGCACCGGGGATTGCAGAGGCGCTGCTCGCAACGGCGCTGGGCCTCGTCGCCGCCATTCCCGCCGTCGTCATCTATAATCACTTCGCGCGCCAGATTGCCGCCCACCGCGCTGTAGTGGCCGACAGCGCCGCCGCGCTGCTCCGCCTCGTCTCGCGTGATCTCAGCCGCGGCACGCTCGGCGCGGGAAAGGCGTAA
- a CDS encoding glutathione S-transferase family protein: MWQLYQFPLCPFSRKIRLLLGEKGVGYELLRESPWERRDEYIALNPAGRTPVMVDDTRGQVLIDSNAIAEYFEETVDAKAMINGTAVQRAEIRRLVAWFDQEFYYEVTGPLLFERMQKRIVHRQPPDAGALREAMRAANQHLDYIDYLIDHRTWLAGATMSLADLAAAAHISVADYLGGIDWTGHEQTKGWYSGLKSRPSFRPLLGERMELIAPPSYYEDVDF; this comes from the coding sequence ATGTGGCAGCTTTATCAATTCCCCCTCTGTCCTTTTTCCCGCAAAATCCGGCTCCTTCTTGGCGAGAAGGGCGTGGGTTACGAACTGCTGCGCGAATCGCCCTGGGAACGGCGCGACGAATATATCGCGCTGAATCCCGCCGGCCGCACGCCGGTGATGGTGGATGATACGCGCGGGCAAGTGCTGATCGACAGCAATGCCATCGCCGAATATTTCGAAGAAACGGTCGATGCCAAGGCGATGATCAACGGCACGGCGGTGCAGCGCGCCGAAATTCGCCGCCTGGTCGCATGGTTCGACCAGGAATTTTATTATGAAGTCACCGGGCCGCTGCTGTTCGAACGGATGCAGAAGCGGATTGTCCACCGTCAGCCCCCCGACGCGGGCGCGCTGCGGGAGGCGATGCGCGCGGCGAACCAGCATCTCGACTATATCGACTATCTGATCGACCACCGCACTTGGTTGGCGGGCGCGACGATGAGCCTCGCGGATCTGGCCGCCGCCGCGCATATTTCGGTCGCCGATTATCTGGGCGGGATCGACTGGACGGGGCATGAGCAGACCAAGGGCTGGTATTCCGGGTTGAAGTCGCGGCCCAGCTTCCGGCCCCTGCTCGGCGAGCGGATGGAATTGATCGCGCCGCCCTCCTACTATGAAGATGTGGATTTTTGA
- the ubiG gene encoding bifunctional 2-polyprenyl-6-hydroxyphenol methylase/3-demethylubiquinol 3-O-methyltransferase UbiG, translating into MNIATINPNEAAHFGALAADWWDPKGSSAMLHRLNPVRLSYIREQIDAHWHIDARERHPLAGKSALDVGCGAGLLTEPLARMGAAVTGVDAAPENIGAARAHAAGQGLAIDYFAGELADLDTEGGESATFDLVTSMEVIEHVADPAAFLAGLAARLGPDGLMILSTPNRTAASKILLVEAAERFGAVPRGTHDWDKFLRPEELEALMEEVGLRVIDRTGLAPSASRGFKLGGSQALNYLIAARHG; encoded by the coding sequence ATGAATATCGCGACGATCAATCCGAATGAAGCCGCTCATTTTGGCGCGCTCGCTGCCGACTGGTGGGACCCGAAGGGCTCGTCGGCGATGCTGCATCGGCTGAATCCGGTGCGGCTTTCCTATATTCGCGAACAGATTGACGCCCATTGGCATATCGACGCGCGTGAACGTCATCCACTTGCGGGGAAAAGCGCGCTCGATGTCGGCTGCGGCGCCGGGCTGCTTACCGAGCCCTTGGCGCGTATGGGCGCGGCGGTCACCGGGGTCGATGCGGCGCCCGAAAATATCGGCGCGGCGCGCGCCCATGCCGCGGGGCAGGGGCTCGCCATCGACTATTTCGCAGGCGAATTGGCTGATCTCGATACAGAGGGGGGCGAAAGCGCGACCTTCGACCTCGTCACCTCGATGGAAGTGATCGAACATGTCGCCGATCCCGCGGCTTTTCTGGCGGGCCTCGCGGCGCGCCTCGGGCCGGACGGGCTGATGATCCTCTCGACCCCCAATCGCACGGCGGCGTCCAAAATCCTGCTTGTCGAGGCTGCTGAGCGCTTCGGCGCGGTGCCGCGCGGCACGCATGACTGGGACAAGTTCCTCCGCCCCGAAGAGTTGGAGGCGTTGATGGAGGAGGTCGGTCTGAGGGTCATCGACCGCACCGGCCTTGCGCCTTCGGCCAGCCGGGGTTTCAAACTCGGCGGCAGTCAGGCGCTCAACTATCTGATCGCCGCGCGCCACGGCTGA
- a CDS encoding aspartate kinase — protein MARIVMKFGGTSMAGTERIRTVAKLVAREVAAGNEVAVVVSAMAGETDRLVGFCREANPRYDPAEYDVVVASGEQVTSGLLALTLQAMGVPARSWLGWQLPIRTEEAHARARIIDIDTGALSAAMAKGEVAVIPGFQGLMDDGRVATLGRGGSDTSAVAVAAAVKADRCDIYTDVDGVYTTDPRIVARAQKLDYVTYEEMLELASVGAKVLQTRSVGLAMKEGVRVQVLSSFVEGDEAPKKGTMIVSDEEIEEHQMERQLITGIAHDKNEAKIIVTRVPDRPGGVANIFGPLAAAGINVDMIIQNVGRDKGETDVTFTVPAADLIRSIDMLEAAKEKIGFNRVISDDKVAKISVVGVGMKSHAGVASTMFRALADRGINIQAISTSEIKVSVLIDEDETELAVRVLHTAYGLDAD, from the coding sequence ATGGCACGGATCGTGATGAAATTCGGGGGCACGTCAATGGCGGGCACCGAGCGGATTCGCACCGTGGCGAAACTGGTCGCGCGCGAAGTCGCCGCCGGCAATGAGGTGGCGGTGGTCGTGTCGGCCATGGCGGGCGAGACCGACCGGCTGGTGGGTTTCTGCCGCGAGGCCAATCCGCGTTATGACCCGGCCGAATATGATGTGGTCGTCGCATCGGGCGAACAGGTAACATCGGGGCTGCTCGCGCTGACCTTGCAGGCGATGGGGGTCCCCGCGCGCAGTTGGCTCGGCTGGCAATTGCCGATCCGCACCGAAGAGGCCCACGCCCGCGCACGCATCATCGACATTGATACGGGTGCGCTGTCGGCGGCAATGGCCAAGGGCGAGGTGGCGGTCATCCCCGGCTTTCAGGGGCTGATGGACGATGGCCGGGTCGCGACGCTGGGCCGGGGCGGGTCGGACACCAGCGCGGTTGCCGTTGCGGCAGCCGTTAAAGCCGACCGCTGCGACATTTATACCGATGTCGATGGCGTTTATACCACCGACCCGCGCATCGTCGCCCGCGCGCAAAAGCTCGATTATGTCACCTATGAAGAAATGCTCGAACTGGCGAGTGTCGGGGCCAAGGTACTTCAGACCCGTTCGGTCGGGCTGGCCATGAAGGAAGGCGTGCGCGTGCAGGTGCTTTCCAGCTTTGTCGAAGGCGACGAAGCCCCGAAAAAAGGCACGATGATCGTCAGCGACGAGGAAATTGAGGAACATCAGATGGAACGGCAGCTCATCACCGGCATCGCTCATGACAAGAATGAAGCGAAAATCATCGTTACCCGTGTGCCCGACCGGCCGGGCGGCGTTGCCAATATTTTTGGCCCACTGGCCGCTGCCGGCATCAATGTCGATATGATCATCCAGAATGTCGGCCGCGACAAGGGCGAGACCGACGTGACCTTTACGGTTCCCGCCGCCGACCTGATCCGGTCCATCGACATGCTGGAAGCGGCAAAGGAAAAGATCGGGTTCAACCGCGTAATCAGCGACGACAAGGTCGCGAAGATTAGCGTTGTAGGCGTCGGCATGAAGAGCCATGCCGGGGTGGCGAGCACCATGTTCCGCGCGCTGGCCGATCGCGGCATCAATATTCAGGCGATTTCCACGAGCGAGATCAAGGTCAGCGTCCTGATCGACGAGGATGAAACCGAACTCGCGGTGCGCGTGCTCCACACTGCCTATGGGCTGGACGCCGACTGA